The genomic segment ATGGTGGCGGCGGAGCCGGGAATCTCGATGCGCTCGATCTTGTCGAGTTGCTTCTGCTTGCTCTGAGCCTGGGTCGCCTTGCTGGCCTTGGCCTTGAAGCGCTCCACGAAGCGTTCCAGGCTGGCGATCTCGTCCTGCTGCTTTTTATGCGCCTTGAGCAATTGCTCCATGCGCAAGGCCTTCTCTTCCTCGTAGCGGGTGTAAGGCACCGGATAGGCGACCAACTCGGCGCCATGGATTTCCAGGATGCGATCGCAGGTGCGATCGACGAAGGCGCGATCATGGGAGATGAGGACCATGCAGCCGGGATAATCGCGGATGTACGACTCGAGCCAGACGATCGATTCCAGATCCAGGTGATTGGTCGGTTCGTCGAGGAACAGGCAACTGGGTTGGGCCAGCAGCACCTTGGCCAACGCCACCCGCATGCGCCAACCGCCGGACATGGCCGCCAGGGGCTTGTCCTGCTCCTCGGGGGAAAACCCGAGGCCGGCCAGCACGGTGCGCGTTTCGCTCTCGGCGGTGTAATAGTTGGATCGGATCAGCTCATCCTGCAGGAAGTCCATACGGTTCAGCTCGGCTTCGGTCGCCTCGCGCTCGCCCAGGATGGTATGCAGCGCATCCAGCTCCTTGGCCTTGGCCAGGGCTTCCCCGAAGGCCTGCAAGGCGGCTTCGTAGACGGTGGCCCCGCCATCCTCGCCCAGATGCTGCCGCAGGTAACCGATCTTGACCGAGGCGGAACGGATGATCTGGCCGCCGTCCACCTGCTGCTCGCCGCATAGGACCTTGAGCAAGGTGGTCTTGCCCGAGCCGTTGGGACCGGCCAGGCAGATCTTATCCTTGTCCCCCAATTGGAAGGAAAGGCCATCGAAGAGGTAGCGATCGCCGAAGGTGAGGGTAAGGTTGCGGACGTCTATCATTTAAAAACCGGGCCATCAAGTTAGCTAATATTAGCGCATGCCGCCCCCGTGGAGCAGGGTCCAAGCGATCCTTGAGCTTGCGCGCCTTCCCAACACGGCCGTCGCCGCGGGCGGAGTCTGGCTCGGGCATGCCTGCCGTCCCGGCCCCGTCGATTGGCGCGCGGCCACCCTCGGCTCGCTGTCTATGGCCTTCCTGGCGGCCGCCGGCAACATGCACAACGACGTGGTCGATCTGCCCATCGATCGCATCAACCGGCCCGATCGGCCCTTGCCCTCGGGGCGCATCGCTCCCGCGGCCGCCATGGCCGGGGCTTCGCTGGCATTCGCGGCCTCCCTCGCCCTCGCCTTCGCCCTCGGACTTCCGCAAGGATACTTGGCCGCCGCCATGGGGCTTTTGCTGTACGCCTACAATCTCCAACTCAAGGGCCTGCCCTTGGCGGGGAATGCGGCTGTGGCCTTGTTATGCGCCTTGGCCATTTACCTGCCCGAGTTGCCGCATCGGCCCGATTACACCTTGATGC from the Fibrobacterota bacterium genome contains:
- a CDS encoding UbiA family prenyltransferase is translated as MPPPWSRVQAILELARLPNTAVAAGGVWLGHACRPGPVDWRAATLGSLSMAFLAAAGNMHNDVVDLPIDRINRPDRPLPSGRIAPAAAMAGASLAFAASLALAFALGLPQGYLAAAMGLLLYAYNLQLKGLPLAGNAAVALLCALAIYLPELPHRPDYTLMPMLFAFLTTMAREVAKDAEDVVGDREHGAITLPVLYGMGAAKVAVAAACLATLALLPLPWIRMGYHIGYPIAAAVLCLPLLALVLAGLRAPDPAWHPMQKRLKLLMVAGMIAILLGVRG